TATCTATCTTTAGAGAATCTTCGCTACTCTGTAGCTACTATATTAATATCTCTAAGAATAGGAACCTGATAGATTTAAATTCAACTAAATATACGGAATGAATTGAATATAGCGGTTCTCATTTATGTGAGGTACACCCATAGGGGCAATTCATGAATTGCCCCTACACCTTACGAGATGATGTTGTACCACATTTGAATGGGAACCGCCATAAAAATTTTTACTGAATTTATTAACTCTGGGTGACTTAAAAATTAAGCTGACTGCGAAGCCTAATCTCAATCTTATGTAATTATACTAAGCATACTAAGCTTGCACAAGCCTTGGCGAATAGACTGAAGAAATTTCAGTTAAGTTAAGTGATATTAGTATTTAGTCTGGACTATCTTCTTAGTTCACTTTGGGAATTATTTTGTGCTATCTCATGAGGCTTGTGAACTAACTACAGAATTACACGATCGAGGGGTGCATTTGCAATTCTTAAAAAAATCGCAATTTGACTTTAACAATGGGGAAATATAAAAGTAACATTTTTTCCCATAACCAGAGTTGAACAAAAAGGTAACAATTGCCTTCGCGTTCCAATTATAGATTGTCTATGCAACTTAGTTATCTACCGCTTGCTTGGCTCAACAACATTGATCGGTCTATTGTCAAACAAAAGTTGATTGTGAAGCCACATACACCTTTGCCGCAAATCCTGGCATTGATGAAAAGAGCGATCGCTCCCATGCGATTGAGTTGCACAGCCTTTTTCAGGATAGTCCCGCAAGTAGAAGGCAACTCATGTCAGGCATAAGCCCATTTACTGCTTCTAAGCAACCACCACTGATCCTAGTGGCTGATGATGACAAGACCATTCGAGTATTGTTGCGTAAAGCTATGGAACAAGAAGGTTATCGAGTGGTTGAGGTTAATGATGGTAAGCAATGTTTAGATGCTTACGAGACGATCAAGCCAGATATAGTTTTACTCGATGCTGTAATGCCTGTGATGGACGGCTTTACCTGCTGTAAGCACTTGCTTCAGATTGCTAGGAATAATTTAATCTCAGCCCTTGCAAGCTTTGATACTAACTCGACTCTTAACAATACGGTCATCTCTAAGATATGGGAACGCACTCCCATATTGATGATCACATGCTTGGATGATGAAGAATCCGTAAACCGTGCTTTTGACGCAGGGGCAACTGATTATGTAACTAAGCCAATTCACTGGCCTGTATTGCGCCAGAGGTTGCGCCGATTGCTACAGCAAGGGCAAGTATACAAACAGTTAGAGGCCGCAAACCAGGCTCTACAGCAGCTTGCCAATGTAGATGGCTTAACTGAGTTGGCTAATCGTCGCCGTTTTGATGATTATCTCAATACTCAGTGGATTAATCTCGCACAAGAGGGATCTTCTTTATCAATGATTTTGTGTGATATCGACTATTTTAAATTTTATAACGATAAATATGGCCATCCGGCTGGGGATATCTGTTTGCAAAAGGTAGGTGCTGTCTTAAACATGAAGGTGCAAAAACATCAGGATTTAGTAGCGCGTTATGGTGGCGAAGAATTTGCTGTGATTATGCCACATACCCATGCATCTGGTGCAGTTCATGTAGCCGCAATGATCCAAGCGGGAATCAGAGATTTGCAAATTGTTCACGATGGATCTGTTGTAAGTCAGTATGTCACCCTTAGTATGGGCGTGGCGACTGTTATCCCTACTTGGGAATCCTCACCTTCAGATTTGATTGTACGAGCAGATAAAGCACTGTATCAAGCAAAGGCTGGAGGGCGCGATCGCTTTGTCTCAAGTTTTTAATTATCATTTGTCATTAGTCAATGCCCAATCCCTAAGCAGGATAAACTGGCAGCGTGAAGTGGAACCATGCTCCGTTATTGGGGGCGGAGTCTACCCAAATTTGACCATAATGTGCTAAAACAATCCGCTGACATAAACAAAGACCAATGCCATAACCTTCTTTACCTTCATCCCGTTGGAGGCGAAAGTGGTTTTCAAAAATGCGATCGCGGTTTTCTACAGGAATCCCCGGCCCAGTATCGCCAATACTAAACTGAACTTTTTGAGTAGTGCGGTGCAATCCGGCAATGCTAATCTTGCCGCCTTCTGGTGTGTATTTGATGGCATTATCTAACAGATTCACTAGCACCTGACGGATACGTTCTGGGTCAGCATATACGTGTGGCAAGTCATTAGGAATATCCGTTTCTACCTCTTGGGCTTTGGCGGTGTAGCGATCGCACAATTCTTCTAGTACATTTAAGCACATTTTCCCTAGTTGTACTTTTTGGGGTAAAATTGGAAACTCCGTATCTTTGCCCCGACCTACCTGTAAAAGGTCAGCAATCATCCGGTCAATGATCTTAGTTTGATTGCGGGCTTGTTTTAATAAATGGGCTGCCATCGATGGCTTGAGGCGCTCGAATTGACCTGTTTCTAAATTGTAGTTAGATTGAAGAGTTTCCATTGCGATCGCGGCAGCAGTTAGGGGATTGCGAAGATCGTGCGCTAGCATAGCAATCACCCGATCTTTAAACTGTAGCTGCTCTTGGAGATTATCTTTTTCCTGCTTCAATCGAAAAATTTCGTCTGAGAGTCGGATTAATTCAGAGGAAACAGCAACTGAATGGATAGTGGATTTGGGGGATGTCGCCCGACCATTGTCGTCCATACTTTCTTGCAAGTCTTCCTGTAATTTTAAGTAAGCATCTACAGCGACTTGCCAGCGAGGCCACCAGTTTTTCAATTGCGTTATGATATTACTCCCAGCCAAAACCTGTTGTGGTTCTGGATGGATTTTGACTAAAGCTGGCGTTGCGACCAACTTAAAGTGTTCTGCTAAGTAAGGTTGTTGTCCAACATCGATAGTTTGAAGTTCAAAACTATACTCAGCCTGTAATTCTTTTAAGTAAGCACGGATTCGCTGCACCTGTTGTCGGGACTTGGGTCGCCCATCGACAAATAATAATAACTGGAGTGGAGCCTCAGAATAAATAGGCTGATCCTGGGAAACTTGCATGTAATCGTGTTTCAGCACTGGTAACAACCCGGTGACGCTTTACAGAAAGTAAAATGGACTGACGGCTGTGGATGGTCGTTGTTTTCTCTTCAATTTAATATCTATTTTAGATTTTGAATACTCTTATCAGTTCTGCGTTTTTGACATTAGACATATCTTTTCAGCTTTTTGCGCTCTTTTGGGTAACTTTGTCTCCAAGAAACACCTTTGTCCTTGAATATAAGTCTTAATTTGACCTTAAACAAAATTTTTCGCCAGAGCCAGCAGGTGAAAGGTTTAATACTATGTCAAATCGGCTAGTGGTTCAGTATGTAAATTTGAATACTCAAATTTAATAAGCGATCACTGAGCCAAACACAGGCGCTAATTGTATCTAATCTATCAAGAAGTTGTTAACTGTTTAGACCAAGCTTGTAGAGGGTTTTTCAACTGCCAGTGCATCCGATGAAGTGTCTTTTTTGCCTCTACCTAATCCTGCTAACGATTGGGAAAACAACCACAGCCAACTGTGTACTACCTCTAGAGATTGCGAAGCGCACACTAACCAGCTTTCCTAAAATAACCGCTACCCTATCCCAGAATAACAGGGGATGGATTGCTAGAGAGAAAGCTTGAGATCGGTAGTCAGACAGAATTAATTACACAACGTCATTGCGAACGCTTTATTTCATTACGTATCGTGCTGGTTGTCCAACAGAGTATGCAATGACTGTAAATATTTTTGTCCATCTACTCAAGATAGGAGCGATGCCTACGGCGGTAAACTATGCACTTTTAGAGTCAGCACTCACTACTCTCGAAGTTGTCAAGAAACTCTTGACTTACAGAAAAAGTAGGATTTTCCCCGGAAAATATATTTTATAGACACTAGGGAAACTGCCATAACACTTGACTGCTTTGCATATAACCCCAGTCGCCAAAAATAACGAACTTACGCCAAGTTCCTGGAATTGCTTAACACTGGCATTTTCCACCTATTGCCTTATTTAGCTTACCATCGTCAGATGAATAATTTCCATAACCGATTCTAAGCCAGCGTTAGCGAACTTAATTTATTGCCCTCCTTGAGTGAGGCTAAGGGGGGCTTTAGTCTTAGTGTATTACTTCAGTCGGTTGGCGATCGCCTGACTATACAGCTTGGTTTTCGCTTACGGCATTGGTGGCCAAGACCCAATAATTTTATCAGAAAATTTTGGCGCTGTCTTGCAAAGTTGCTCCTCTACAGCGCTCCGCGCATCCTTCGGCGGGGGAGACCCCAAGACCGCACTTTGCGCTTCGTCATACATCCAGTATTGTTTTTTTGCTTCCCGCTTAAAAACAATACTGGATGCAATCCTCACCCCCCCGCTCACGATCCCCACCTTATGAGTACATTGTTCGCTGTCTTCGTCTCGCAGAGAAGGTGGGGACTTCCGCGACAAGTTAAAAAACTCTTGGATAGCAAGTATTTCAGATTTATTTCTATTTTTTTTCAAAAATGTTAGTTTGCCACACCTTTAGGGAACTCTATATATAAGCATGGGAATTATCAAAACCTAATGGCTGTAAAACGAAGACAATACGGTAGCTTTTGCTACCGTTTACTCATTTTTAGAGATATATCATCTTTACCAACAGAGACATTTACCAAGAAGACATACTGAGTCGGTAGTGTCTTTTGATAATGCGCTAAGAAGCAGAGTGCCCAATGCCCAATGCCCATTTAATGAACAGTCTGCGCTAGGGTAGGAATTGAAACTCAATTTGTGATTTCCTGTGCTTCCCTGTAAACGTCCAGCTGTATTTCTAATTTGGGCTGCTATACTGACCTCGTTAACAGCCTGTGCTAACAGTCCAGTAGCCAAAAACCTTGAGCAATCTTTGGCGGCAGATCCAAAACTGCAAAGCAATCCAGCTGTCTTTGGAGAATCTCAGGTTAACCAACCACAAGCACAGCCAAACGCATCAACAATTCAGTTACCAGCTGATTTTCCCAAAGATATCCCACTATATTCCAATGCCCAACTACAGCAAGTTACACCTGCTAGTGGCTCAGAAAACAGAGTCTCAACTCGTTGGTTAACTTCTGACCCCAGCAATTTTATCGCTAGCTTTTATCGTAGCCAGTTTCAAACAAATAACTGGCAAATTTTGCAACAGCCAACAGATGATGCGGGAGGTGTTTTTGAGGCACGTCGTAACGATTTGTTGTTGAAGGTTTCCATTCAACCTAAATCAGTTACTAACGCCACACCAAATCAACCCCAAACTGCTACGGAATTACTGATTGAGTACGTACCTAATAGTGTCGCTACGGCGCAATCTACCCTAACTACAAATTCTAACGCCGTTCCTCAACCAGGAAATCCCCAGTTCATTGGCCCGATACCACCTGCAAATTTGGCAGCACAGCCACCAACTACGCCTAATAATCAAACAACTCCTACAGCTATACCTGAATCTCAGGAATTCAACGATCTCAATAAAGTACCGCAAGAATGGCGGCAACACATCCAAGATTTAGCTGCATTGGGTGTTTTGTCCATAGAGCCAAAAGAAACTAAGAGTAATTCCACTACCACAAATAACCAGTTTGAACCAAGTAAAATCATTACACATCGGGAATACGCTCGTTGGCTAATTGCTGCGAATAATGCTATGTATGCCAGCAATCCAGCTAAACAAATTCGCTTGGCATCAGAAAGTACTCAACCAGCTTTTAGTGATGTGTCGGCAAAAGACCCTGATTTTTCAGCAATTCAGGGATTAGTCGAAGCTGGGTTAATTCCCAGTCCTTTATCTGGAGATTCTACAGCTGTTTTGTTTCGTCCTGATGCACCCCTAACACGGGAACAGTTGCTGCTGTGGAAATTACCCCTAGATACTCGCCAAGCTTTACCCTCTGCTAACTTAGATGCGGTTAAACAAACCTGGGGTTTCCAAGACGCAGCCCGAATTGACCCCAAGGCTTTAAGAGCAGTGTTAGCTGATTACCAAAATAGCGAACAATCGAATATTCGGCGGGTGTTTGGCTATACGACTCTGTTTCAACCCAAAAAACCAGTGACTCGTGCTGAGGCTGCGATGACTTTGTGGTATTTCGGCAGTCCGGGTGAGGGTGTGTCGGCTACTGAGGCTTTGAAATTGAAGCGAAATTAAAGCGATGTCTACGAAGGGTTACGCCATTCTGTTACGGTTAGCTTATCCCATATCAGAAAAGTGGATAATACTCACACTTGAACATGAAAAGTTTGTGATTTCTTTGTAATCCACTGATT
This genomic interval from Nostoc sp. KVJ3 contains the following:
- a CDS encoding S-layer homology domain-containing protein, which translates into the protein MLPCKRPAVFLIWAAILTSLTACANSPVAKNLEQSLAADPKLQSNPAVFGESQVNQPQAQPNASTIQLPADFPKDIPLYSNAQLQQVTPASGSENRVSTRWLTSDPSNFIASFYRSQFQTNNWQILQQPTDDAGGVFEARRNDLLLKVSIQPKSVTNATPNQPQTATELLIEYVPNSVATAQSTLTTNSNAVPQPGNPQFIGPIPPANLAAQPPTTPNNQTTPTAIPESQEFNDLNKVPQEWRQHIQDLAALGVLSIEPKETKSNSTTTNNQFEPSKIITHREYARWLIAANNAMYASNPAKQIRLASESTQPAFSDVSAKDPDFSAIQGLVEAGLIPSPLSGDSTAVLFRPDAPLTREQLLLWKLPLDTRQALPSANLDAVKQTWGFQDAARIDPKALRAVLADYQNSEQSNIRRVFGYTTLFQPKKPVTRAEAAMTLWYFGSPGEGVSATEALKLKRN
- a CDS encoding histidine kinase, whose translation is MLKHDYMQVSQDQPIYSEAPLQLLLFVDGRPKSRQQVQRIRAYLKELQAEYSFELQTIDVGQQPYLAEHFKLVATPALVKIHPEPQQVLAGSNIITQLKNWWPRWQVAVDAYLKLQEDLQESMDDNGRATSPKSTIHSVAVSSELIRLSDEIFRLKQEKDNLQEQLQFKDRVIAMLAHDLRNPLTAAAIAMETLQSNYNLETGQFERLKPSMAAHLLKQARNQTKIIDRMIADLLQVGRGKDTEFPILPQKVQLGKMCLNVLEELCDRYTAKAQEVETDIPNDLPHVYADPERIRQVLVNLLDNAIKYTPEGGKISIAGLHRTTQKVQFSIGDTGPGIPVENRDRIFENHFRLQRDEGKEGYGIGLCLCQRIVLAHYGQIWVDSAPNNGAWFHFTLPVYPA
- a CDS encoding response regulator — its product is MSGISPFTASKQPPLILVADDDKTIRVLLRKAMEQEGYRVVEVNDGKQCLDAYETIKPDIVLLDAVMPVMDGFTCCKHLLQIARNNLISALASFDTNSTLNNTVISKIWERTPILMITCLDDEESVNRAFDAGATDYVTKPIHWPVLRQRLRRLLQQGQVYKQLEAANQALQQLANVDGLTELANRRRFDDYLNTQWINLAQEGSSLSMILCDIDYFKFYNDKYGHPAGDICLQKVGAVLNMKVQKHQDLVARYGGEEFAVIMPHTHASGAVHVAAMIQAGIRDLQIVHDGSVVSQYVTLSMGVATVIPTWESSPSDLIVRADKALYQAKAGGRDRFVSSF